In Natrinema versiforme, the following are encoded in one genomic region:
- a CDS encoding FAD-dependent oxidoreductase: MSIRDTEADIVIAGAGMAGLVTAVRAQQCGADVIVLEKGTRAGGSMYLSGGEVWAYDSIEEVRADIPNGDPVLQELIVESIEDGHEWLEELGVELDPIPSDIPGSGKKIEPEAFTSRMVDIVEDNESEIRLGTPVSELRTRDGKIESVVAMGSDNEPLKIETEAVVLATGGFQGNERLVEQFITEHTENLWLRANPWSTGDGLEAAVDIGAKTTKGMSKFYGHNLPAPPASISASDFREAAQYYGPMALALGVDGNRFADETDSEIEEALPQDTIKDAGGRAYYILDQDVYDSPSLAGHAGEDVELAREMDGRVAECATLDELGETITDWGGNGRQTVETIRSYNEAIREDEAHLLDPPRSDNQYTIETPPFYAVEVQPAITFTTGGLDVDSDMRVLRQSNSAANFDAGYTPLETDEMYSNSIPGLFAAGVDVGNVSNRTYQSGLGQSLVTGIIAAENAAEYAAADTKP; this comes from the coding sequence GTGAGCATACGAGACACAGAAGCTGATATCGTCATTGCCGGTGCCGGTATGGCTGGGCTGGTCACGGCAGTGAGGGCACAGCAATGTGGCGCGGACGTGATCGTGCTGGAGAAGGGAACGAGAGCCGGCGGTTCGATGTATCTCTCAGGGGGAGAAGTGTGGGCGTACGACTCGATCGAGGAAGTTCGAGCGGACATCCCGAACGGCGATCCCGTGTTGCAGGAACTCATCGTCGAATCGATCGAGGACGGACACGAGTGGCTCGAGGAGTTAGGCGTGGAGCTTGACCCCATCCCCTCCGACATCCCCGGGAGTGGCAAGAAGATTGAACCGGAGGCGTTCACGAGTCGAATGGTCGACATCGTCGAGGATAACGAGAGCGAGATCCGGCTCGGTACCCCGGTGAGCGAACTGCGTACTCGTGATGGGAAGATCGAGAGCGTTGTCGCCATGGGCTCCGACAACGAACCGCTCAAGATCGAAACCGAAGCGGTCGTGCTGGCGACCGGCGGGTTCCAGGGCAACGAGCGGCTGGTCGAGCAGTTCATCACAGAACACACCGAGAACCTCTGGCTGCGAGCGAACCCGTGGAGCACGGGGGATGGACTCGAAGCGGCAGTAGACATCGGTGCGAAGACCACGAAGGGGATGAGTAAGTTCTACGGACACAACCTCCCGGCACCGCCTGCATCGATATCGGCGAGTGACTTCCGAGAGGCGGCACAGTACTACGGTCCGATGGCGCTCGCGCTCGGCGTCGACGGAAACCGTTTCGCTGACGAAACAGACTCCGAGATCGAAGAAGCGCTTCCGCAGGACACGATAAAAGACGCGGGCGGTCGCGCGTACTACATTCTAGACCAGGACGTCTACGACAGTCCGTCGTTGGCCGGTCACGCTGGGGAAGACGTCGAACTCGCTAGGGAGATGGACGGACGCGTCGCGGAGTGTGCGACCCTGGACGAATTGGGGGAGACGATTACCGACTGGGGTGGCAACGGGAGGCAAACGGTCGAGACCATTCGATCGTACAACGAGGCCATTCGAGAGGACGAGGCGCACCTATTAGATCCCCCGCGGTCGGACAACCAGTACACGATCGAGACGCCGCCGTTCTACGCGGTCGAAGTCCAACCCGCGATCACGTTTACGACGGGAGGCCTGGATGTCGATTCGGATATGCGGGTCCTTCGACAAAGTAACTCGGCGGCGAACTTCGATGCGGGATACACGCCACTCGAAACGGACGAGATGTACTCAAATTCGATCCCCGGACTATTCGCAGCGGGGGTCGACGTGGGGAACGTGAGCAACCGCACCTACCAGAGCGGTCTCGGACAGAGCCTCGTAACGGGTATAATTGCGGCCGAGAACGCAGCGGAGTACGCCGCAGCAGACACGAAACCGTAA
- a CDS encoding 4-carboxy-4-hydroxy-2-oxoadipate aldolase/oxaloacetate decarboxylase, with translation MHTVEPLEERVDRDIVSEFEGIPSSIVSDVTGNVGFAMDSGIKPIYEGAEMAGSAVTVKAAPGDNLIIHKAITMAKPGDVLVIDANGYLETGHLGELMCASCKAQGLAGIVIDGAIRDRRDIEEMEFPVYARGVHPQGPLKQDPGSINVTVSCGDVSIKPGDIVVGDDEGVTAVPADSAERVLEDSKEKLTAESDLRERAEAGEYLFEISGYNELYEEMDVVGPEDSVQ, from the coding sequence ATGCATACGGTAGAACCGCTCGAGGAGCGGGTAGATCGCGATATTGTTTCGGAATTCGAGGGCATCCCGAGCTCTATCGTGTCGGACGTCACTGGTAACGTCGGTTTTGCGATGGATTCCGGAATCAAACCGATTTACGAGGGCGCCGAAATGGCGGGAAGCGCAGTGACCGTGAAAGCTGCTCCGGGAGATAACCTCATCATTCACAAAGCGATTACAATGGCGAAACCGGGAGACGTCCTCGTCATCGATGCCAACGGGTACCTCGAGACAGGACATCTCGGCGAACTCATGTGTGCATCGTGTAAAGCACAGGGTCTCGCCGGAATCGTCATTGACGGCGCGATCCGAGATCGGCGGGACATCGAAGAAATGGAATTCCCTGTCTACGCGCGTGGCGTTCATCCCCAGGGGCCGCTCAAACAGGACCCCGGATCGATCAACGTCACCGTCTCCTGCGGAGATGTCAGCATCAAACCGGGCGACATCGTGGTGGGAGACGACGAGGGTGTGACGGCGGTGCCGGCGGACAGCGCCGAACGTGTGCTCGAAGATTCTAAGGAGAAACTCACCGCCGAAAGCGATCTCCGGGAGCGGGCCGAGGCCGGAGAGTACCTCTTCGAAATTAGCGGTTATAACGAGTTATACGAGGAGATGGATGTCGTCGGTCCCGAGGATTCGGTCCAGTAG
- a CDS encoding NAD(P)-dependent oxidoreductase, which produces MSKQNVLVTGPYGEAGEAILEHLVEKDKYEFTLLDMQDHPDYETVVADIADYDEIRPAFDGQDAVIHLAAQSDAGAEFEEVIEPNIVGTYNVIQAMEDAGVEKLIFASSMRVMGLYEEDHSPELFEEDYPSEYDPLRLDHKDLPKPDSYYGATKVFAENIARSAVRRDGPLSQAFGLRISSVRTKEYDHPYGDAERGVDRSREHELGSEDEVWDQSQTGSWERGSDEYQEMVKRMHASWTSQRDFAHMLECCLENDSVTFDVFYAVSNNKARWFDLEHAKAVIDYDPKDDASEWEGPPNVDEEANTPNQ; this is translated from the coding sequence ATGAGCAAGCAAAATGTACTCGTTACGGGACCGTATGGTGAAGCAGGGGAAGCGATTTTAGAGCATCTCGTCGAGAAGGATAAATATGAATTCACCCTTCTCGATATGCAGGACCACCCCGATTACGAAACCGTCGTCGCGGACATCGCGGACTACGACGAGATTCGGCCGGCATTTGACGGCCAAGATGCAGTCATCCATCTGGCCGCTCAATCGGATGCCGGTGCCGAGTTCGAGGAAGTAATCGAACCGAACATCGTCGGCACGTACAACGTGATCCAGGCGATGGAGGACGCCGGCGTCGAAAAGCTGATTTTCGCCTCGTCGATGCGAGTCATGGGTCTCTACGAAGAGGATCATTCGCCCGAACTCTTCGAGGAGGACTACCCCAGTGAGTACGATCCGCTCAGGCTCGATCACAAGGACCTCCCTAAACCGGACAGCTATTACGGCGCCACGAAAGTATTCGCGGAGAACATCGCCCGGTCGGCCGTCAGACGCGACGGGCCCCTCTCGCAGGCGTTCGGCCTCCGTATTTCCAGCGTTCGAACGAAGGAGTACGATCACCCCTACGGCGACGCCGAACGGGGAGTCGATCGCAGCCGGGAGCACGAACTCGGATCGGAGGACGAAGTGTGGGACCAGTCGCAGACGGGCTCGTGGGAACGAGGAAGCGACGAGTATCAGGAGATGGTCAAGCGAATGCACGCGAGCTGGACCTCACAGCGCGACTTCGCACACATGCTGGAGTGTTGCCTCGAAAACGACTCGGTTACGTTCGACGTGTTCTACGCCGTCAGTAACAACAAGGCACGCTGGTTCGATCTCGAGCACGCGAAGGCTGTCATCGACTACGATCCGAAAGACGACGCGTCGGAGTGGGAGGGACCGCCGAACGTTGACGAAGAAGCTAATACCCCAAATCAGTAA
- a CDS encoding type I 3-dehydroquinate dehydratase: protein MPLDFESFTLAAATADLAEEPDAREHADAVEFRMDLADSPVAAFEEYDGELPLIATNRAEWEGGEASNEGRIDALETAVGYDAVEAVDIELASLNEGDGRDLLNAAADHDVSVIVSTHDFEETPSKAELDRLLTEAREYGDVAKLAVTAHDPDDTLALLETTRRHAAQGDPVATMSMGPVGGHTRAVAVVYGSRIGYAPVDPEKATAPGQYDVETLRQLVEQLS, encoded by the coding sequence ATGCCACTCGATTTCGAGTCGTTCACCCTGGCAGCAGCGACGGCGGACCTCGCCGAGGAACCGGACGCCCGCGAACACGCCGACGCGGTCGAATTTCGGATGGATCTTGCGGATTCTCCAGTCGCTGCATTCGAGGAGTACGACGGCGAACTTCCGCTCATCGCCACGAATCGTGCCGAGTGGGAGGGCGGCGAGGCGTCGAACGAAGGCCGTATCGACGCGTTGGAGACAGCAGTCGGTTATGACGCGGTCGAGGCAGTCGATATCGAACTCGCGTCGCTGAACGAAGGCGACGGCCGCGACCTCCTCAACGCGGCGGCCGATCACGACGTCTCCGTCATCGTCTCGACCCACGACTTTGAGGAGACCCCCTCGAAAGCGGAACTGGATCGGCTGCTCACGGAAGCGAGAGAATACGGCGACGTGGCCAAACTCGCCGTCACGGCCCACGACCCCGATGATACGCTCGCCCTCCTAGAGACGACTCGTCGACACGCAGCGCAGGGAGATCCGGTTGCCACCATGTCGATGGGGCCGGTCGGCGGTCACACCCGCGCAGTGGCCGTCGTGTACGGTTCGCGTATCGGATACGCACCGGTCGACCCAGAAAAGGCGACTGCACCTGGCCAGTATGATGTCGAGACGCTCCGACAGCTCGTCGAACAGCTCTCCTGA
- a CDS encoding IclR family transcriptional regulator — MGDEKVDEGRRLKSVDQAFDIIEYLREGDSATLTEIATDFGMPMSTAHIHLSTLVENGYVIKEDNEYRCGLRFLRTGGELRDQMTLFQVSKTEIDDLQEKTGEIANIGTMEDGYLVQLYKSESSKSIDDKSPLGSHLHLHSTAMGKAILAHLSTEEIDRAIEKRGMPQLTTNTITERDALEEDLEVVRERGYAINRGEDFSGVCAVASPILSGENEAIGAICISGPRSRIDSERIEEEFAPALSDKKNIIELKIKQYEDR, encoded by the coding sequence ATGGGAGATGAGAAAGTGGACGAGGGTCGGCGGCTAAAGAGCGTCGATCAGGCGTTCGATATAATCGAATATCTCCGAGAAGGGGATTCGGCCACGCTCACCGAGATCGCCACTGATTTCGGAATGCCGATGAGCACGGCTCACATCCACCTCTCTACGCTCGTGGAGAACGGCTACGTGATCAAGGAAGATAACGAGTATCGGTGTGGCCTCCGATTCCTGCGTACTGGCGGAGAGTTACGGGATCAGATGACGCTCTTCCAGGTGTCGAAGACGGAGATCGACGATCTCCAGGAGAAGACGGGAGAGATCGCCAATATCGGGACTATGGAGGACGGCTATCTGGTGCAACTGTATAAGTCCGAGAGCTCCAAGTCAATCGACGACAAATCGCCGCTCGGCTCGCACCTCCACCTCCATTCGACCGCGATGGGAAAAGCGATTCTCGCCCATCTCTCCACGGAGGAGATCGATCGAGCTATCGAAAAACGCGGAATGCCACAGTTGACGACGAATACGATCACGGAGCGTGATGCATTGGAAGAAGATCTCGAAGTGGTCCGGGAGCGAGGCTACGCGATAAATCGCGGGGAAGACTTCTCCGGCGTCTGTGCGGTAGCGTCCCCGATACTGTCGGGAGAAAACGAAGCGATCGGTGCGATCTGTATTAGCGGCCCGCGTAGCCGTATCGATTCCGAACGTATTGAAGAGGAGTTTGCGCCGGCACTGTCCGACAAGAAGAACATTATCGAGCTCAAAATCAAGCAATACGAGGACAGATAA
- a CDS encoding MBL fold metallo-hydrolase, which produces MSLQSVINDIYAIQFEHVRTYVLENQPEGTITLIDTAFEENGEELVETIENEFGSIDRVIITHGDHGHHGGLDHVMEAFDPELVAADNESKLHEAIDYEPDVRFEDDDVLDGNIRVIQIPGHTDATSALLLQDRDILISGDALDGADRAGLPEGYLLPPPALFNEDHEAAEINLYDLLQYDFDTVLVFHGSNVFENPKQKLDDFLVEREWDPRP; this is translated from the coding sequence ATGAGTCTGCAATCGGTCATCAACGATATCTACGCGATTCAGTTCGAACATGTCCGTACGTATGTCCTCGAGAACCAGCCGGAAGGGACGATCACCCTCATCGATACGGCGTTCGAGGAGAACGGTGAGGAACTCGTCGAGACAATCGAAAACGAGTTCGGCTCGATCGACCGCGTTATCATCACCCATGGAGACCACGGTCACCACGGCGGCCTAGACCACGTGATGGAGGCGTTCGATCCCGAACTTGTTGCCGCGGACAACGAGTCGAAGCTCCACGAGGCGATCGACTACGAACCGGATGTGCGCTTCGAAGACGACGACGTCTTGGACGGAAACATCCGTGTCATCCAGATCCCCGGTCACACCGATGCCACGTCCGCCCTGCTCCTCCAAGATCGAGACATCCTCATTTCAGGAGACGCCCTAGACGGCGCAGATCGAGCCGGGTTACCGGAGGGATATCTCCTTCCGCCACCGGCGTTGTTCAACGAGGATCACGAGGCCGCAGAGATCAACCTCTATGATCTACTCCAGTACGACTTCGACACCGTGCTCGTGTTCCACGGTTCCAACGTCTTCGAGAATCCGAAGCAGAAATTGGACGACTTCCTGGTCGAACGCGAGTGGGATCCGCGACCGTAA
- a CDS encoding MFS transporter yields the protein MAVGFKTGQMNLKRLLLIGAIGTAVSTFLVSQAFSFPILLVLLFFQGATAGIFRAIDRPVLSHLFPVNRGEVFNTYTAVWAIGAASEPIFVNGMLSIGDWRIAYLVLAVAFIAPFALLISMDRPDQLDNEERLSLTSLWDVLKRPAVFSMALGLMASGAIEGVIFTWLPYYATRHFPTATANLLLSVHLASYIPGRMLSGYLAGRVRYLLLLFVLVGSTIPAYAAFLLTTGRVMVASVAVVGFLMAGVFPTLFAFGVESTPEYSGPVNAIATAVNFAGISISPPPRGDPRQYFRNRDRHVASAPVVGGTARRDSRCDPFQRRKSHLKRPGMMTG from the coding sequence CTGGCGGTCGGTTTCAAGACTGGACAGATGAACCTCAAGCGGTTACTGCTGATCGGTGCTATCGGCACGGCGGTGAGCACGTTCCTCGTGAGCCAAGCGTTCTCCTTTCCAATCTTGCTCGTATTACTGTTTTTCCAGGGCGCGACAGCTGGGATCTTTCGTGCAATTGATCGTCCTGTACTGAGCCACCTTTTTCCGGTTAACCGCGGAGAGGTATTCAACACGTATACTGCCGTTTGGGCCATCGGAGCGGCTTCCGAACCGATTTTCGTAAACGGGATGCTGTCGATCGGGGACTGGCGGATAGCCTATCTCGTCCTGGCAGTCGCGTTCATCGCACCGTTTGCGTTGTTGATTTCGATGGATCGACCGGACCAGTTAGATAACGAGGAACGCCTCTCGCTGACCTCGTTATGGGACGTGCTGAAGCGACCCGCGGTCTTCAGTATGGCTCTCGGCCTGATGGCATCTGGTGCGATAGAGGGCGTTATATTCACGTGGCTCCCGTACTACGCAACACGGCATTTTCCGACCGCGACGGCGAATCTTCTCCTCTCCGTGCACCTCGCTTCCTATATCCCCGGCCGCATGCTGTCCGGATACTTGGCCGGGAGAGTTCGGTATCTGTTGTTGCTATTCGTCCTTGTGGGCAGTACGATACCCGCCTACGCCGCCTTTCTTCTGACTACCGGACGAGTAATGGTGGCGAGCGTCGCCGTCGTAGGGTTTCTGATGGCGGGAGTGTTTCCGACACTGTTCGCCTTTGGCGTCGAATCCACGCCGGAATATAGCGGACCCGTAAACGCTATCGCGACGGCCGTGAATTTCGCAGGCATTTCGATCTCTCCCCCTCCTCGTGGGGATCCTCGCCAGTACTTTCGGAATCGAGATCGCCATGTCGCTTCCGCTCCTGTTGTTGGCGGTACTGCTCGTCGAGATTCTCGCTGTGACCCGTTCCAACGTCGCAAATCACACTTAAAGCGTCCCGGAATGATGACTGGTTGA
- a CDS encoding tripartite tricarboxylate transporter substrate binding protein produces the protein MNAAANATPNGHTIGLAAGEICMFQHLGISDLGPDSIKPIMQYTVTPSTVTVHEDSGWDTLEDFVSYAEDNSVTMSNSGTGGTYHIAGAGFALEAGIDGNVEHVPYDGGDPAITAVVNGEADVTASGAPEVAPQVNDGPLECLGVMADSEHSALPDVPTLADEGYDLQLGSWLANFVSTDVDDETYEQIVETWEEIYEDDDFVSFMEDGGYEMKQRTGDELDEFMSTQYEKYGEIISELGLDG, from the coding sequence ATGAACGCGGCCGCCAACGCCACTCCAAACGGACACACGATCGGCCTCGCAGCGGGCGAAATCTGCATGTTCCAGCACCTCGGAATCTCCGATCTCGGACCGGACTCGATCAAACCGATCATGCAGTACACCGTGACGCCGTCAACCGTTACCGTCCACGAGGACTCCGGGTGGGACACCCTTGAGGACTTCGTCTCGTACGCGGAGGACAACAGCGTCACGATGTCGAACTCCGGTACTGGAGGAACGTATCACATCGCGGGCGCCGGATTCGCGTTGGAAGCCGGAATTGATGGCAACGTCGAGCACGTTCCGTACGACGGCGGTGACCCGGCTATCACGGCAGTCGTAAACGGCGAAGCGGACGTGACCGCATCGGGCGCGCCCGAAGTCGCACCGCAGGTGAACGACGGACCACTCGAGTGTCTCGGTGTGATGGCCGATAGCGAGCACTCCGCACTCCCGGACGTCCCCACCCTCGCCGATGAGGGCTACGATCTACAGCTGGGGTCGTGGTTGGCCAACTTCGTTTCCACGGATGTCGACGACGAAACGTACGAGCAAATCGTCGAAACGTGGGAAGAGATCTACGAAGACGACGATTTCGTCAGTTTCATGGAGGACGGCGGCTACGAAATGAAGCAACGCACGGGCGACGAGTTGGATGAATTTATGAGCACCCAGTACGAGAAGTACGGAGAGATCATCTCGGAACTCGGTCTGGACGGATAA
- a CDS encoding tripartite tricarboxylate transporter TctB family protein — MNIKQNPITKNPIAVGFILLSLFVINTAQGFPDRGQVGAGFFPIFLSVSIIVFSIAVIIRDEEMEPGFDIDRSGLKSVLLVFGLLVTYLVALPVLGFLVASILFLFAISYYSGLTSKPLLIPFAVGSPLVLYYIFDVIFLIRLPKGIIPISNLLPNIPLVI; from the coding sequence ATGAATATTAAGCAAAACCCAATCACGAAAAATCCGATCGCCGTCGGGTTCATACTCCTGTCCCTGTTCGTCATCAATACCGCACAGGGATTCCCCGATAGGGGACAAGTCGGAGCTGGATTTTTCCCCATCTTTCTCAGCGTCAGCATAATCGTATTCTCGATCGCCGTCATCATTCGAGACGAAGAGATGGAGCCAGGATTCGATATCGATCGGTCGGGGTTGAAGTCAGTTCTCTTGGTCTTTGGCCTCTTGGTCACGTATCTCGTCGCGCTCCCGGTACTCGGGTTCTTAGTCGCATCGATACTCTTTCTCTTCGCTATCTCGTACTACTCGGGTCTTACCTCGAAACCGCTCCTCATCCCGTTTGCAGTCGGTAGCCCGCTCGTTCTCTATTACATCTTCGACGTCATATTCCTCATTCGACTTCCGAAGGGCATTATTCCCATTTCGAACCTTCTCCCGAACATTCCACTGGTGATCTAA
- a CDS encoding tripartite tricarboxylate transporter permease → MIDALLTALQTVLQPLPLFLILAGILTGIIMGSIPGMTATMTIAVLLSFTFGMDPGNGMMLLLGVYGGAVFAGSIPAILIRTPGTPAAAATIFDGYPLSQKGEAGRAIRISVISSFIGGMISVFALIFLSPVIADFALEFRSPEFFALALFGLTIIASVSGNSVAKGMISGLMGMLLATIGLDPITAHQRFTYDIPQLYQGVEFIAVMIGLFGIAEGLHRYSEGITTNRQVEQEINGYLPSLSDVKSVLPISLGTGVLGTLVGSIPGAGGDIASFLTYNEAKRWFDSDKNPFGEGNILGVASAESGNNASTGGALVPTFTLGIPGDTVSAVLIGALLIHNIQPGPELYTDHMDLLYTIFVGFGVIYVLILILGLAGVHYWVRIISIPSHYLWPGILVLCVIGSIALRSAVFDAWVMLIAGIVGFLLRQRAYPLAPMVLGLILGPIAETNFRRSLTISDGSYMIFLESHIALFFLMLCALALARPAYQSMSGFTDSS, encoded by the coding sequence ATGATTGATGCACTACTCACGGCGTTGCAGACCGTTTTGCAACCACTGCCGCTATTCTTGATTCTCGCCGGCATTCTCACCGGTATCATCATGGGATCGATTCCGGGAATGACGGCGACGATGACGATTGCCGTCCTCCTCTCATTTACGTTCGGGATGGATCCCGGGAATGGAATGATGTTACTGCTCGGGGTCTACGGCGGTGCAGTCTTCGCCGGATCGATTCCCGCGATTCTCATTCGAACGCCGGGGACGCCGGCAGCGGCGGCGACGATTTTCGATGGCTACCCGCTATCGCAGAAGGGCGAGGCTGGCCGAGCGATTCGGATCAGCGTCATTTCCTCGTTTATCGGCGGCATGATAAGCGTCTTCGCGTTGATTTTCCTCTCACCCGTGATCGCGGATTTCGCCCTAGAATTCAGATCGCCCGAATTTTTCGCCCTCGCACTGTTTGGACTGACGATAATTGCGAGCGTCAGCGGAAACTCGGTGGCCAAGGGGATGATCTCGGGACTGATGGGGATGCTCCTCGCGACCATCGGTCTCGACCCGATCACGGCACATCAGCGATTCACGTACGATATCCCGCAACTGTACCAAGGCGTCGAATTTATCGCTGTGATGATCGGCCTGTTCGGGATCGCCGAAGGACTCCATAGGTACTCCGAGGGAATCACGACTAACCGGCAGGTTGAACAGGAGATAAACGGCTATCTGCCCTCTCTCAGCGATGTGAAATCGGTCCTCCCGATTTCGCTGGGAACGGGTGTCCTCGGGACGTTAGTCGGCTCCATCCCAGGCGCTGGCGGCGACATCGCTTCGTTCCTCACGTACAACGAAGCGAAACGATGGTTCGACTCCGATAAAAACCCGTTCGGTGAAGGGAACATTCTGGGCGTCGCCTCGGCCGAATCTGGGAACAATGCGAGTACCGGTGGTGCGCTAGTCCCGACGTTCACGCTCGGTATCCCCGGTGACACGGTGTCGGCCGTTCTCATCGGTGCGCTACTCATCCACAACATTCAGCCCGGTCCCGAGCTCTACACCGACCACATGGATCTGCTCTACACGATATTCGTCGGGTTCGGTGTGATCTACGTTCTCATCCTTATACTCGGTCTGGCTGGCGTCCACTACTGGGTTCGGATTATTAGCATTCCGTCTCACTATCTGTGGCCGGGGATCCTAGTACTCTGTGTCATCGGATCGATCGCCCTGCGATCCGCAGTGTTCGACGCATGGGTGATGCTCATCGCCGGTATCGTCGGCTTTCTACTCCGCCAGCGGGCATATCCGCTGGCTCCGATGGTGCTCGGCCTCATTCTCGGTCCGATCGCCGAGACGAACTTCCGACGATCTCTGACGATCTCGGATGGGTCGTATATGATCTTCCTCGAGAGCCACATCGCGCTCTTCTTCTTGATGCTCTGTGCGCTCGCTCTGGCGAGACCAGCGTACCAGAGTATGAGCGGGTTCACCGACTCGTCCTGA
- a CDS encoding universal stress protein: MDVALVAILGEKVDTRLLNLANQFATGTETEIVVCKFINEENYQNDVKEASRKGHQAPSSESIKEEAEKTAREAAERVFDADVNYSARGAVGPLPKEVLETAADLSCDHLFITAKRRSPAGKVLFRDAAQSLMLKFDGSVTVNFNHE, from the coding sequence ATGGATGTTGCATTAGTCGCAATACTGGGAGAGAAAGTCGATACCCGATTGTTGAATTTAGCAAATCAGTTTGCAACGGGAACCGAGACCGAGATCGTCGTCTGTAAATTCATTAATGAAGAGAACTATCAAAACGATGTTAAGGAGGCATCGAGGAAGGGCCACCAAGCACCGAGTTCCGAGTCGATCAAAGAGGAAGCGGAGAAGACGGCACGCGAGGCCGCGGAACGCGTTTTTGATGCGGATGTCAATTACTCGGCACGCGGTGCCGTCGGGCCGCTCCCCAAAGAGGTTCTCGAGACCGCGGCTGACCTCTCCTGTGATCACCTCTTCATCACCGCGAAGCGCCGATCGCCCGCCGGAAAAGTGCTCTTCCGCGACGCGGCGCAATCTCTCATGCTCAAGTTCGACGGATCCGTGACCGTGAACTTTAATCACGAGTGA
- a CDS encoding zinc-binding dehydrogenase, producing MKAIIQTDERELSVQDVEQPTITNEQVLIEVTHAGLCGSDVHAYLQKGFDWVKMPRIMGHEYTGEVVETGTDVSNVEVGAQVVEKPIHTCGRCFQCQQGLENICQDTVKRGFETDGGFAEYVAVDADYVKEIPETIPSRHAAITEPLSVSTRAVYDRSSVKPGNTVLVQGPGPIGILCASLLDSMGTEVIATGLANDTKCRLPALELLGIETLNIESDSVRDYVDETTDGLGVDAVFDTTGHKSGLESATEYVRKGGEIIEVGIPSEPSEIETAPLVRGEINIKTSYSALWSNFEQSIRVLENASLDLDELITIYNIDSAENAFEDAHSGEVCKPVFVF from the coding sequence ATGAAAGCAATCATTCAAACAGACGAGCGAGAACTGTCCGTACAGGATGTCGAACAACCGACCATCACGAACGAGCAGGTCCTCATCGAAGTGACGCATGCTGGGTTGTGCGGCAGTGACGTGCATGCATACCTTCAGAAGGGCTTTGATTGGGTAAAGATGCCCCGTATCATGGGTCACGAGTATACCGGTGAAGTAGTCGAGACTGGAACTGATGTCTCGAACGTCGAAGTCGGTGCGCAGGTCGTCGAAAAACCGATTCATACATGTGGCCGTTGCTTCCAGTGCCAGCAGGGACTCGAGAATATCTGTCAGGACACAGTGAAGCGGGGGTTCGAAACCGACGGCGGATTCGCGGAGTATGTCGCCGTCGACGCGGACTACGTGAAAGAGATTCCCGAGACGATCCCGTCCAGACACGCGGCGATAACGGAACCATTGAGCGTCTCTACCCGCGCTGTCTACGATCGTTCCTCAGTGAAACCGGGGAACACTGTCCTCGTCCAGGGTCCCGGTCCGATCGGAATACTGTGTGCGTCCCTCCTCGATTCGATGGGGACGGAAGTGATCGCGACGGGCTTAGCAAACGACACGAAGTGCCGATTGCCGGCCTTGGAATTGCTCGGAATCGAGACGCTCAATATCGAATCCGACTCCGTGCGCGACTATGTGGACGAAACGACAGATGGGCTAGGCGTTGACGCCGTGTTCGATACGACGGGTCACAAGAGCGGACTCGAGTCGGCAACGGAATACGTGCGAAAGGGCGGAGAAATCATCGAGGTCGGTATTCCCTCCGAACCGAGCGAGATAGAGACGGCTCCGCTAGTCAGAGGGGAAATCAATATCAAAACGTCGTACAGTGCGCTGTGGTCGAACTTCGAGCAGTCTATACGCGTCCTTGAGAACGCTAGTCTCGACCTCGACGAACTCATCACAATCTACAACATCGACTCTGCTGAGAACGCATTTGAGGACGCCCACAGCGGAGAAGTGTGCAAACCCGTCTTTGTGTTCTGA